A region of the Arthrobacter sp. FW306-07-I genome:
GCGGTTGTCGTACGGCTCAACGCCTGGCCTCGTACCTCGTTAGGACCACACCGCCGGGAAACGTGCGGGTCTCCACCAGGGCCAGGTTCACCCAGTTGTCCAGGGCTGTGAAGAACGGTGTGCCGCCGCCTACCAGGACCGGATGGGTGACCACCGCATACTCGTCAATCAGTCCAGCCCGCATAGCCGCCGCGGCGAGTGTGGCGCCGCCGATATCCATGGGACCGCCGTCGCCGTCCTTGAGCCGGGTGATCTCGGCAACCGCATCGCTCGAGACCAAACGGGCGTTCCAGTCGACCGCGCTGATCGTCGAAGAGAAAACCACCTTCGGCATATCGCGCCAGCGATGGGCGAACTCGACCTGTGCCGGTGTGGCGTCAGGCTGCTGATCCGCGGTAGGCCAGTGGGAGCTCATCGTCTCCCAAAGTTTGCGCCCATACAGCGCCAGGCCGGTCGCCCCCACCCGGTCGGACCACCATTGGAACAGTTCGTCACTCGGTGTGCTCCAGGCGATGTCGTCGCCGGGCGCGGCGATGTAACCGTCCAGGCTCACGTTCATGCCAAAGGCCAGTTTGCGCATGGCGCCAGTCTCCCGTGGGCCACGGCTAGTTGTACAGACCTGCCGAGGTCAGCTTGCCGTCCGCCCGCCCAGCCGTGTGGTTACCTTCGCTGCGGCGGTCACACAGGCCTCGCCCAGGCTCTCGAATTGCTCCTTGGATACCCGGAACCGGGGTGCCGGGATCAACACGGCCGCCACCACGTCG
Encoded here:
- a CDS encoding dihydrofolate reductase family protein, with the translated sequence MRKLAFGMNVSLDGYIAAPGDDIAWSTPSDELFQWWSDRVGATGLALYGRKLWETMSSHWPTADQQPDATPAQVEFAHRWRDMPKVVFSSTISAVDWNARLVSSDAVAEITRLKDGDGGPMDIGGATLAAAAMRAGLIDEYAVVTHPVLVGGGTPFFTALDNWVNLALVETRTFPGGVVLTRYEARR